Proteins encoded within one genomic window of Bradyrhizobium sp. AZCC 1719:
- a CDS encoding ATP-dependent acyl-CoA ligase, translating into MQAGDGSAAGQRRRGSIWPQAAERFPPADRILSTILTRQAAQYRDRTLFVFGETRWSYAETVSIAAASAARLMQAGIRAGDRVALMCSNRPEFLEIYLGCAWMGAVTVPINTALRGIQLSHILRNSTPTLLVIESCFMPAIDTLEEDVSSPEIVWTIGQATAAPLAPGSISPLPALGDGAPPAPVQPGDTVAILYTSGTTGPSKGVCCPQAQMFWWGIYSARALDIREGDILFTTLPLFHTNALNAFYQALLNGCTYVLEPKFSASGFWAAARRHQATVGYLLGAMAVMLLAQPPSANDTAHFVRVALGGGVPGQFHGPFLERFGVPLLDGYGSTETNFVFAGTIPSDRPGTMGYLVEGVEACIVNSEDEPLPDGEAGELVLRACEPLAFATGYFAMPDKTAEAWRNRWFHTGDRVVRDADGHYRFVDRMKDSIRRRGENVSSWEVEQVLLRHQAIAACAIYPLPSELGEDEVAAAVQLEPGQALDPVEIISHCEGKMAYFAIPRFIRIVTEMPLTENGKIRKVALREAGKTPDTWDRDTAGYKLRR; encoded by the coding sequence ATGCAGGCAGGTGATGGCAGCGCGGCCGGGCAGCGGCGGCGTGGGTCGATCTGGCCGCAGGCGGCTGAGCGTTTTCCGCCGGCGGATCGAATTCTCTCGACCATTCTGACACGGCAAGCCGCGCAGTACCGCGACCGCACCCTGTTTGTCTTTGGCGAAACGCGATGGAGCTACGCCGAGACGGTTTCGATCGCCGCCGCATCGGCCGCCCGCCTGATGCAGGCCGGAATTCGCGCCGGCGACCGCGTGGCCCTGATGTGCTCGAACCGGCCGGAATTCCTGGAAATCTATCTCGGTTGCGCCTGGATGGGCGCCGTCACGGTGCCGATCAACACCGCACTGCGCGGCATCCAGCTCAGCCATATCCTGCGAAACTCCACGCCGACGCTGCTGGTGATCGAGTCGTGCTTTATGCCCGCCATCGACACGCTGGAAGAGGATGTATCATCGCCGGAAATTGTCTGGACGATCGGGCAAGCCACCGCAGCTCCACTTGCGCCGGGATCGATCTCGCCGCTGCCGGCGCTCGGCGACGGAGCGCCGCCCGCGCCGGTGCAGCCGGGCGACACGGTCGCGATCCTCTACACGTCGGGCACCACAGGCCCCTCCAAGGGAGTTTGCTGCCCACAGGCGCAGATGTTCTGGTGGGGCATCTACTCCGCACGCGCGCTCGACATTCGCGAAGGCGACATCCTGTTCACGACGCTGCCGCTGTTCCACACCAACGCGCTGAACGCGTTCTATCAGGCGCTCCTCAACGGCTGCACCTACGTGCTCGAGCCGAAATTCTCCGCCTCCGGCTTCTGGGCCGCGGCGCGCCGACATCAGGCAACGGTCGGTTATCTCCTCGGCGCGATGGCCGTGATGCTGCTGGCACAGCCCCCGTCAGCGAACGACACCGCGCATTTCGTGCGTGTAGCGCTCGGTGGCGGCGTGCCCGGTCAATTTCACGGCCCCTTCCTCGAGCGTTTTGGTGTGCCGCTGCTCGACGGTTACGGTTCGACTGAGACGAATTTCGTATTCGCGGGCACGATCCCGTCCGATCGCCCCGGCACCATGGGCTATCTCGTCGAAGGCGTGGAGGCTTGTATCGTCAACTCCGAGGACGAACCCCTGCCTGACGGCGAGGCCGGCGAGCTGGTGCTGCGCGCGTGCGAGCCGCTCGCGTTTGCGACGGGATATTTCGCAATGCCGGACAAGACGGCCGAAGCCTGGCGGAATCGGTGGTTTCACACCGGAGACCGTGTCGTGCGCGATGCGGACGGCCACTACCGCTTCGTCGACCGAATGAAGGATTCGATCCGCCGGCGCGGCGAGAATGTTTCGTCCTGGGAGGTGGAGCAGGTGCTGCTCAGGCATCAGGCGATCGCTGCCTGCGCGATCTATCCGCTGCCGTCCGAACTCGGCGAAGACGAGGTTGCGGCTGCCGTCCAGCTCGAACCCGGCCAAGCGCTTGATCCTGTCGAGATCATCAGCCATTGCGAGGGCAAGATGGCCTATTTCGCGATTCCGCGCTTTATCCGGATCGTCACCGAGATGCCGTTGACCGAGAACGGCAAGATACGCAAGGTCGCGCTGCGCGAGGCTGGGAAGACTCCGGACACCTGGGACCGCGATACCGCCGGATACAAATTGCGTCGTTAA
- the pgm gene encoding phosphoglucomutase (alpha-D-glucose-1,6-bisphosphate-dependent) yields the protein MTAPNPAAGKPVDPASLVNVPRLITAFFASKPDPSDPTQRVAFGTSGHRGTSLKNSFNENHILATTQAICDYRRETGLTGPLFIGIDTHALAEPALASAVEVFAANGVDIMIDERGGYTPTPVISHAILSYNKGRTSGLADGVVITPSHNPPEDGGYKYNPPHGGPADTDVTARVEKAANTYIEADMKGVARMPYERARKAPSTHLHDYIRPYVADLGNAVDMALIKSSGVRIGIDPLGGAAVHYWQPLIEHYGINATVVNDAVDPTFRFMTADWDGKIRMDCSSPFAMASLIQMRDRFDVAFANDTDADRHGIVTRTGGLMNPNHFLAAAIAYLFAHRPQWGSKAAIGKTVVSSSIIDRVAKKLNRKLVETPVGFKWFVEGLGTGGFGFAGEESAGASFLKRDGSVWTTDKDGMVMGLLAAEILGRTGRDPSQQFAALTAELGVPFYERIDVPATPKQKSALKALGPEQLNMHQLAGEPVSAIRTRAPGNDQSFGGIKVESEAGWFAARPSGTEDVYKIYAESFRDQNHLKTIQQDAQRAIAKAF from the coding sequence GTGACTGCCCCCAATCCTGCTGCCGGCAAACCGGTCGATCCCGCTTCCCTCGTCAACGTACCGCGGTTGATAACGGCCTTTTTTGCGTCGAAGCCGGATCCGTCCGATCCCACCCAGCGCGTTGCGTTCGGCACATCAGGGCATCGCGGGACATCGCTGAAGAACTCGTTCAATGAAAATCATATCCTGGCAACGACGCAGGCGATCTGCGACTACCGCCGCGAGACGGGGCTGACCGGTCCGCTATTCATCGGCATCGATACCCATGCGCTGGCCGAGCCGGCGCTGGCGAGCGCGGTAGAGGTGTTTGCCGCCAACGGCGTCGACATCATGATTGACGAGCGCGGCGGCTATACGCCGACGCCCGTCATCTCGCATGCAATCCTGAGCTACAACAAGGGGCGAACGAGCGGACTTGCCGATGGCGTCGTCATCACGCCCTCGCACAATCCGCCCGAGGATGGCGGGTACAAATATAATCCGCCGCATGGCGGCCCGGCTGATACCGACGTAACGGCCAGGGTTGAGAAGGCGGCCAATACCTACATCGAAGCCGACATGAAGGGCGTTGCGCGGATGCCGTATGAGCGCGCCCGCAAGGCGCCATCGACGCATCTGCACGACTACATCCGTCCCTATGTCGCCGATCTCGGCAATGCCGTAGACATGGCGCTGATCAAATCATCCGGCGTAAGAATCGGGATTGATCCGCTGGGCGGCGCCGCCGTTCACTACTGGCAGCCGCTGATCGAGCATTACGGAATTAACGCAACTGTCGTGAACGACGCCGTCGACCCGACGTTTCGTTTCATGACGGCGGACTGGGATGGAAAGATCCGGATGGATTGTTCCTCTCCGTTCGCGATGGCAAGCCTGATCCAGATGCGCGACAGGTTTGACGTCGCCTTCGCCAACGACACCGACGCCGATCGGCACGGCATCGTGACCCGCACCGGCGGGCTGATGAATCCGAACCATTTTCTCGCGGCGGCGATCGCGTACCTGTTCGCGCATCGGCCGCAATGGGGCAGCAAGGCCGCGATCGGCAAGACCGTCGTCTCCAGTTCGATCATCGACCGTGTCGCGAAAAAGCTGAACCGCAAGCTGGTCGAAACCCCGGTCGGTTTCAAATGGTTCGTCGAAGGCCTTGGCACCGGCGGCTTCGGATTCGCGGGCGAGGAAAGCGCCGGCGCATCGTTCCTCAAGCGCGACGGCTCGGTCTGGACGACCGACAAGGACGGCATGGTGATGGGCCTGCTCGCCGCCGAAATCCTCGGTCGCACCGGCCGTGATCCGAGCCAGCAGTTTGCGGCCCTGACCGCCGAACTCGGCGTGCCCTTCTATGAGCGGATCGACGTGCCGGCGACGCCCAAACAGAAGAGCGCGCTAAAGGCACTCGGGCCGGAGCAGCTCAACATGCACCAGCTTGCCGGTGAACCGGTCAGCGCGATTCGGACCCGGGCTCCGGGTAACGATCAATCGTTCGGTGGTATCAAGGTGGAGTCCGAGGCGGGATGGTTCGCCGCGCGGCCATCGGGCACCGAAGATGTCTACAAGATCTATGCCGAGAGTTTTCGGGACCAGAATCACCTGAAGACGATTCAGCAGGATGCCCAGCGGGCCATCGCAAAGGCTTTCTGA
- a CDS encoding helix-turn-helix domain-containing protein: protein MATRKSGPLDAMVGARIRLFRVNRGISQTMLAERIGVTFQQMQKYERGATRVGASRLAQIASVLGVSVGELFESSRPGSPGLNSPVHLLAEPGALSAFSRPMRE, encoded by the coding sequence ATGGCGACGAGGAAGTCTGGCCCGCTCGATGCGATGGTGGGCGCCAGGATTCGCCTGTTTCGCGTCAACCGCGGCATCAGCCAAACCATGCTTGCGGAACGCATCGGCGTGACTTTTCAACAGATGCAGAAATACGAGCGGGGCGCCACCCGGGTTGGTGCCAGCCGGTTGGCGCAAATCGCTTCCGTGCTCGGCGTTTCGGTCGGTGAGTTGTTCGAATCTTCCCGGCCCGGATCTCCCGGCTTGAATTCACCGGTTCATTTGCTCGCAGAGCCAGGCGCGCTTTCCGCGTTCTCAAGGCCTATGCGCGAATGA
- a CDS encoding YcaO-like family protein: MVGVSGVGLTLREAFQGCIGEGIEYLSQLQTGTDLLLKPGVDDWAGKLGPKALELVAALSERRMQPERALSWCRATRLTDGGEVLLPADICLRRPPAQREFVPPFPLSIGSAAGPSRDAAALHGLLELIERDAASLWWRGGQLPRSIPVQHAAGIAAEGLLRQLRHGAPVLRRTWLLDITTDIGVPCVVAVSCRADGTGFAFGLAARPSLEAAVRSAILEMCQLELADSVVATKRRERGDAALNAQDRIHLRRAAINTDECKLLQPVAECAAHLPFPATEASVIFGLIVQRLEKLGIEAFYLELTRPRFAIPVVRVIAPGLQLEPSEIVTARLQDAMARSGGGATYTGGVPLM; encoded by the coding sequence ATGGTCGGCGTTTCCGGCGTCGGTCTGACGTTGCGGGAAGCGTTTCAGGGCTGCATCGGCGAGGGCATCGAGTACCTCTCTCAATTGCAGACCGGAACCGACCTGTTGCTCAAACCCGGCGTCGACGATTGGGCCGGAAAACTCGGTCCGAAGGCGCTGGAGTTGGTCGCTGCCCTTTCGGAACGCCGCATGCAACCGGAGCGAGCGCTTTCCTGGTGCCGCGCAACGCGACTGACCGACGGCGGCGAGGTGTTGCTTCCGGCGGACATCTGCCTGCGGCGGCCGCCAGCGCAACGCGAGTTTGTGCCGCCGTTCCCGCTGAGCATCGGATCGGCCGCTGGTCCGTCACGAGACGCCGCAGCGCTGCATGGTCTCTTGGAACTGATCGAGCGCGATGCAGCCAGCCTGTGGTGGAGAGGCGGTCAGTTGCCGCGATCGATTCCGGTGCAGCATGCAGCGGGTATCGCAGCGGAGGGCTTGTTGCGGCAGCTTCGGCATGGCGCACCGGTGCTGCGCCGGACTTGGCTGCTCGATATTACGACGGATATCGGCGTGCCCTGCGTCGTGGCGGTCTCCTGCCGGGCGGACGGTACCGGTTTCGCCTTCGGCCTCGCCGCGCGGCCATCCCTCGAGGCCGCGGTCCGCTCGGCGATTCTGGAAATGTGCCAGCTCGAACTGGCCGACAGCGTCGTCGCAACCAAACGCCGCGAACGCGGCGATGCCGCGCTCAACGCACAGGATCGCATCCACCTGCGGCGCGCAGCGATCAACACCGACGAGTGCAAATTGCTGCAGCCGGTCGCAGAGTGCGCGGCCCATCTGCCCTTTCCCGCAACTGAAGCGAGCGTCATATTTGGATTGATCGTACAGCGTTTGGAAAAGCTCGGAATCGAGGCGTTCTACCTCGAACTCACACGCCCGCGTTTCGCCATTCCAGTGGTCCGCGTGATCGCCCCAGGCCTGCAACTCGAGCCATCCGAAATCGTCACGGCCAGGCTGCAGGATGCGATGGCGCGGAGTGGAGGTGGCGCAACCTATACCGGGGGTGTTCCTTTGATGTAG
- a CDS encoding BTAD domain-containing putative transcriptional regulator: MPASAKAMTSDNAAAAPESAPRLSVSLVGRLGVRFNGRPIELRTRKAGAVLSYLALSETKQESRERLVGLLWSRSDEEKARASLRQVVRELRAMFEEAGYDGFVAERLLIGLDVGRIEVDIESVIQLAEGGRVHPLLLDTPQLDGRLLEGMDDLDPSFRVWVLAKRQTIHERLMRNLDEGLTSASVAAESKKRIAAAIVNLDPTHEYACRYLMRAHAEEGDTAGALRIYKALWDLLDRDYAMEPSSATEELVANIKLGILERAPADRAASAANDEFAVRMVRGTTLQPVVPMSPPVNAPVKTRLVLRPFAMHGVDEDHSHLVQGFSQHLAACLVRFREWSVVDRPPAALVLPAGTSPQYCIETTAYQAGAEINIVMVLRDDTTGIYVWSESFRLGLGNWFETQQRIIRRIATSLNVQLSTERLMRLAGEPDVSLDLHDRWLRGQNLMSKFDPESWRRAVAIFRDAIRDNPGFSPCYSSLVQMNNIEHLVHPGIFRDLEKARATLELAKTAVQLDPVDSRAHLCCGWSYVMALREAEAAPHMALACELNDNDPWTLLSSAHYEVFCGSIEQARLRADQALTLSPAPSYLEWAYHCTIRFLCGDYAGAVEACDRANGVGRTLPAWRTAALFYLGELGKAREEAQRFVNGLRSFWVGTLTPTDEAVVRWVMQAHPISVSERQETLRRGLLGAGLPVGDIVQL; this comes from the coding sequence ATGCCGGCCAGTGCCAAGGCCATGACATCAGACAATGCCGCGGCGGCGCCCGAAAGCGCTCCGCGCCTGTCGGTATCGCTGGTCGGGCGGCTCGGCGTGCGGTTCAACGGCCGGCCGATAGAACTGCGAACCCGCAAGGCCGGCGCCGTCCTGAGTTATCTCGCGCTGTCGGAGACCAAGCAGGAGAGCCGCGAGCGGCTGGTCGGCCTGCTGTGGAGCCGTTCCGACGAGGAAAAGGCGCGTGCCTCGTTGCGGCAGGTCGTGCGCGAACTGCGGGCGATGTTCGAGGAGGCCGGCTATGACGGCTTTGTCGCGGAGCGGCTCCTGATCGGCCTCGACGTTGGACGAATCGAAGTCGATATCGAAAGCGTGATTCAACTCGCCGAAGGCGGACGCGTTCACCCGCTGCTGCTCGATACCCCGCAGCTCGACGGGCGTTTGCTCGAAGGAATGGACGATCTCGACCCGTCGTTCCGGGTCTGGGTGCTGGCGAAACGGCAGACCATCCATGAACGGCTGATGCGCAATCTCGACGAAGGCTTGACCTCCGCAAGCGTAGCTGCCGAGTCCAAAAAGAGGATTGCGGCCGCGATCGTCAATCTCGATCCGACCCACGAATACGCCTGCCGCTATCTGATGCGGGCGCATGCGGAAGAAGGCGATACTGCCGGCGCGCTGCGCATCTACAAGGCGCTGTGGGACCTGCTCGATCGCGACTACGCCATGGAGCCGTCGTCGGCCACCGAAGAACTCGTCGCGAACATCAAGCTCGGCATTCTGGAGCGCGCGCCGGCCGATCGGGCCGCCTCGGCAGCGAATGACGAATTCGCTGTCAGGATGGTCAGAGGGACCACTCTCCAGCCGGTAGTCCCGATGTCGCCACCGGTCAATGCGCCCGTCAAGACGCGCCTGGTGCTGCGGCCCTTTGCGATGCACGGAGTCGACGAGGACCACAGCCATCTGGTGCAGGGGTTCTCCCAGCATCTTGCGGCCTGTCTCGTGCGCTTCCGGGAATGGAGCGTCGTCGATCGTCCTCCGGCGGCCCTCGTGCTTCCGGCGGGTACGTCTCCGCAATACTGCATCGAGACCACCGCCTATCAGGCGGGTGCCGAAATCAACATCGTGATGGTGCTTCGGGACGATACCACCGGGATTTACGTCTGGAGCGAAAGCTTCCGACTTGGTCTCGGCAACTGGTTCGAAACACAGCAGCGCATCATCCGCCGGATCGCCACCTCGCTGAACGTGCAGCTCTCGACCGAACGGTTGATGCGGTTGGCCGGCGAGCCTGACGTATCGCTTGACCTGCATGACCGCTGGCTGCGCGGACAGAACCTCATGTCGAAGTTCGATCCTGAAAGCTGGCGGCGGGCGGTCGCCATCTTTCGCGATGCGATCCGCGACAATCCGGGTTTCTCGCCCTGCTACAGCAGCCTCGTGCAGATGAACAACATCGAGCATCTGGTGCACCCCGGGATCTTTCGCGATCTCGAAAAGGCCAGGGCCACTCTTGAACTGGCGAAGACCGCCGTTCAACTGGACCCGGTCGATTCAAGGGCGCATCTGTGCTGCGGCTGGTCCTATGTGATGGCGCTTCGGGAAGCCGAAGCTGCGCCGCACATGGCGCTTGCCTGCGAGCTCAATGACAACGACCCGTGGACGTTGTTGTCGAGCGCTCACTATGAGGTCTTTTGCGGATCAATCGAGCAGGCCCGGCTCAGGGCCGACCAAGCACTGACGCTCTCGCCTGCGCCTTCCTATCTTGAATGGGCTTATCATTGCACCATTCGCTTTCTGTGCGGCGACTACGCAGGCGCCGTCGAGGCCTGCGATCGCGCCAATGGCGTCGGGCGGACATTGCCCGCATGGCGGACCGCTGCGCTGTTCTATCTTGGGGAGTTGGGGAAGGCGCGCGAAGAAGCTCAGCGCTTCGTGAATGGACTACGTTCGTTTTGGGTCGGTACATTGACCCCGACCGACGAGGCTGTCGTGCGGTGGGTCATGCAGGCTCACCCGATTAGCGTGAGCGAGCGACAGGAAACCCTTCGTCGAGGTTTGCTCGGCGCAGGGCTTCCTGTCGGGGATATCGTCCAGCTCTGA